One genomic window of Thalassolituus hydrocarboniclasticus includes the following:
- a CDS encoding NAD(P)H-dependent oxidoreductase: MQAASAGTQTDLPPPRALIVYAHPQHQHSYGNRELLAAVQGLEQVTVHDLYEEYPDFHIDVAREQALLLSHDLIIFQFPLYWYSAPALLKEWQDRVFDFGFAYGQNVQQEQQSQALAGKALWLAVTAGGPVNSFREEGISRRPLSDYLLPFEQSAALCDMRYLEPFAVYRIRKLTKPYLQERAEEYRAALLQHLRDLRKPQENADA; encoded by the coding sequence ATGCAGGCAGCCTCTGCTGGCACTCAGACCGATTTACCGCCACCGCGTGCGCTGATCGTTTACGCCCATCCCCAGCATCAGCATTCCTACGGCAACCGCGAATTACTGGCGGCCGTGCAGGGGCTGGAGCAGGTCACTGTGCATGACCTGTATGAAGAGTATCCCGATTTTCATATCGACGTGGCGCGCGAGCAGGCGCTGCTGCTGTCCCACGATCTGATTATTTTTCAGTTTCCGCTGTACTGGTACAGCGCCCCGGCATTGTTAAAAGAATGGCAGGACCGGGTGTTCGACTTTGGCTTTGCCTATGGCCAGAACGTGCAGCAGGAACAGCAATCTCAGGCGCTGGCGGGTAAGGCGCTGTGGCTGGCGGTCACTGCCGGTGGGCCGGTGAATTCCTTCCGCGAAGAAGGCATCAGCCGCCGTCCGCTGAGCGACTATCTGCTGCCCTTTGAGCAGAGTGCCGCGCTCTGTGATATGCGTTATCTGGAGCCGTTTGCCGTGTACCGCATCCGCAAGCTGACCAAACCTTATCTGCAGGAACGCGCCGAAGAATACCGTGCCGCGCTGCTGCAGCATCTGCGTGACCTCAGAAAACCTCAGGAGAACGCCGATGCATGA